A region of Pempheris klunzingeri isolate RE-2024b chromosome 15, fPemKlu1.hap1, whole genome shotgun sequence DNA encodes the following proteins:
- the scinlb gene encoding scinderin like b has product MVSHKEFVGAGKQPGLQVWRIENLDLKPVPKALHGNFYTGDAYLLLFTTSAPSYNIHMWLGDECSQDESGAAAIFATQLDDFLGGGPVQYREVQSYESNTLLGYFKSGIKYQKGGVASGFQHVVTNDMNVKRLLHIKGRRVIRATEVDMSWASFNKGDCFIIDLGKDIYQWCGSECNRFERLKASEVTISIRDSERNGRAKLHIVDEGEEPAAVVEVLGPKPAIAPSTPDDEKVDISNRKKGALYMISDASGSMSLSAVAQSSPFKQAMLSPEECYILDNGVDRNIFVWKGPKANMSERKAAMSAGQQFIKDKGYSSKTQIQVLPAGAETTLFKQFFSDWKDKDETTGPSKAYTIGSIAKVQQVPFDASTLHSNKAMAAQHGMVDDGKGKVQIWRVENKGEKLPVDPSSYGHFYGGDCYLILYSYRQGGREQHIIYTWQGLKCTQDELAASAFLTVQLDDSMGGSPVQVRVTQGQEPPHLMSLFQGKPMIIHSGGTSRKGGQSQASSTRLFHIRQSSSRATRAVETEASASSLNSNDVFVLKSPSALFVWRGVGASDEEMEAAKHVVDYLGGTASHLTEGKEPADFWSALGGKKDYQTSKSLQNMIKPPRLFGCSNKTGRLIVEEVPGDFTQSDLATDDVMLLDAWDQLFLWVGSEANAEERTGAPKIAKDYVDSDPSGRKGLPITTIKQGAEPPTFTGWFQAWDLKMWETDPLERIRIRF; this is encoded by the exons ATGGTTTCCCATAAGGAGTTTGTGGGTGCAGGAAAGCAGCCGGGGCTGCAGGTGTGGCGTATCGAGAACCTGGACCTGAAGCCAGTTCCAAAGGCCCTGCATGGCAACTTCTACACCGGGGACGCCTACCTGCTGCTCTTCACCACCTCGGCCCCCTCATACAACATACACATGTGGCTGG GGGATGAGTGTTCGCAGGATGAGAGTGGAGCGGCGGCCATCTTTGCCACACAGCTGGATGACTTCCTGGGTGGTGGGCCGGTGCAGTACAGGGAGGTGCAGTCCTACGAATCCAACACCCTTCTGGGGTACTTCAAGTCAGGAATTAAGTACCAG AAAGGTGGCGTGGCCTCAGGCTTTCAGCATGTGGTGACGAATGACATGAACGTGAAACGCCTGCTGCATATCAAGGGTCGGAGGGTCATCAGAGCAACAGAGGTGGACATGTCCTGGGCCAGCTTCAACAAGGGAGACTGCTTCATTATTGACCTGGGCAAG GACATCTATCAGTGGTGTGGCAGTGAGTGTAACCGCTTTGAGAGACTGAAGGCCTCTGAGGTtaccatcagcatcagagatAGCGAGAGAAACGGCAGAGCCAAGCTGCACATAGTGGATGAAGGGGAAGAGCCAGCAGCAGTCGTAGAG GTTCTGGGACCAAAACCCGCCATCGCCCCCAGCACTCCGGATGATGAGAAGGTGGACATCTCCAACAGGAAGAAGGGTGCCCTCTACATG ATCTCTGATGCCTCTGGTTCGATGTCATTATCAGCTGTGGCTCAGTCTAGTCCCTTCAAACAGGCCATGTTGTCTCCTGAGGAGTGCTACATCCTGGACAATGGGGTGGACAGGAACATCTTTGTTTGGAAAG GTCCCAAGGCCAACATGTCAGAGCGTAAAGCAGCCATGTCAGCAGGTCAGCAGTTCATCAAAGACAAAGGATACTCCAGTAAGACACAG ATCCAAGTGCTTCCGGCGGGAGCAGAGACGACTCTGTTTAAGCAGTTCTTCAGCGACTGGAAGGATAAAGACGAGACCACGGGCCCCAGTAAGGCCTACACCATCGGCAGCATAGCCAAAGTGCAACAGGTGCCCTTCGATGCCTCCACCCTGCACTCCAACAAGGCCATGGCAGCCCAGCACGGCATGGTGGATGATGGCAAGGGCAAGGTCCAG ATTTGGCGTGTTGAGAACAAAGGTGAGAAGCTGCCCGTGGATCCCTCCTCCTACGGTCACTTCTATGGCGGGGACTGTTACCTCATCCTctacagctacagacagggagGCCGAGAGCAACACATTATATACACCTG GCAGGGGCTAAAGTGCACCCAGGATGAGCTGGCAGCCTCAGCGTTCCTCACAGTGCAGCTCGATGACTCAATGGGAGGATCCCCGGTTCAG GTAAGAGTCACTCAGGGCCAGGAGCCTCCACACCTGATGAGCCTGTTCCAGGGCAAACCCATGATCATCCACAGCGGAGGAACGTCACGCAAAGGTGGACAGTCGCAGGCCAGCAGCACTCGCCTCTTCCACATCCGCCAGAGCTCTTCCCGCGCCACCCGGGCTGTGGAG ACCGAggcctctgcttccagtctgaACTCCaatgatgtgtttgtgctgaaatCCCCGAGCGCCCTGTTTGTGTGGCGGGGTGTGGGGGCAAGTGATGAGGAGATGGAGGCTGCCAAGCATGTGGTGGACTACCTGGGGGGCACTGCCAGCCATTTGACAGAGGGCAAGGAGCCAG CTGATTTCTGGTCTGCTCTTGGTGGCAAGAAGGATTACCAGACCTCCAAGAGTCTGCAGAACATGATCAAACCCCCGCGTCTGTTTGGCTGCTCCAACAAAACTGGAAGACTTATT GTTGAAGAGGTACCAGGAGACTTCACTCAGTCAGACCTGGCCACAGATGATGTCATGCTCCTGGACGCCTGGGACCAG CTCTTCCTTTGGGTTGGCAGTGAGGCTAACGCAGAGGAACGGACCGGAGCTCCCAAAATAG CAAAAGACTATGTGGACTCAGACCCTTCTGGTCGCAAAGGACTGCCCATCACCACCATCAAACAGGGAGCAGAGCCCCCAACTTTCACTGGCTGGTTCCAGGCTTGGGATCTCAAGATGTGGGAGACGGATCCACTTGAAAGAATCCGTATCCGTTTCTGA